The following proteins are encoded in a genomic region of Anaerolineae bacterium:
- a CDS encoding Wzz/FepE/Etk N-terminal domain-containing protein, with the protein MEEEIDLREYIFTLLKYWKWILGTAIATAVVALGVSFLLSPTYEAIALVAVTKPRYIMQFDPRIAPMESVSGAMIQPAYKAYPELATSDEVLQELLSRLNPRPENLETLEDLSGITNAKSGTDPSVIRLIVRYRDPDAAAHIANLWAEIFIRRANEIYGTEARSQLQFYQQQLERARTELTVAEEMLVEFQARNRESILQNQLSSYRQMQADYLADQRQIAYIVQDIQGLREQLSRQPTDQPSTLADQLTALFLQIKAFNAQASAPIQLQVDNAATLSEKSLPEQIAFLDDMVQILEKKSAEIEGRLAELEPQILALQQELQQIYTEADRLTRARDVARETYMTLTRKVEEARIAAEDASTGEVRLASQAAVPERPVSPRKLLNTAIAGMLGLMVAVFGAFGAEWWRNGAGEQGHQGAWERRSGDVEA; encoded by the coding sequence ATGGAAGAAGAGATTGACCTACGAGAATACATCTTCACTCTCCTCAAGTACTGGAAATGGATCCTCGGGACTGCCATTGCAACTGCCGTTGTCGCCTTGGGGGTCAGTTTCCTCCTCTCCCCGACCTACGAGGCCATCGCCTTGGTAGCAGTCACCAAACCTCGCTACATAATGCAGTTTGACCCCCGTATCGCTCCCATGGAGTCAGTCAGCGGTGCCATGATTCAGCCGGCATACAAAGCCTACCCGGAACTTGCGACCAGCGACGAGGTCCTGCAGGAATTACTTTCCCGGCTGAACCCGAGGCCGGAGAATCTAGAAACCTTAGAAGACCTGAGTGGAATTACAAACGCCAAGTCCGGTACTGACCCCAGTGTGATCCGCTTGATCGTTCGTTATCGGGATCCTGATGCAGCCGCGCATATCGCCAATCTCTGGGCCGAGATCTTCATCCGGCGAGCCAACGAAATCTATGGCACCGAGGCCCGATCCCAGCTTCAGTTTTACCAGCAGCAACTAGAGCGGGCGAGGACTGAACTAACCGTAGCAGAGGAGATGCTGGTGGAGTTCCAGGCCCGCAACCGCGAGTCGATCTTGCAGAATCAATTAAGCTCATATCGCCAGATGCAGGCAGACTATCTAGCAGATCAGCGTCAGATCGCCTATATCGTACAAGACATTCAGGGGCTACGAGAGCAGTTGAGCCGCCAACCTACTGACCAACCATCAACCCTAGCGGACCAGTTGACCGCGCTCTTTTTGCAGATCAAAGCCTTCAACGCCCAGGCCTCAGCGCCTATCCAGTTGCAGGTAGATAATGCCGCAACGCTCTCGGAAAAGTCTCTCCCAGAGCAGATTGCGTTTCTGGACGATATGGTGCAGATTCTGGAGAAAAAGTCGGCGGAGATCGAAGGGCGGCTAGCGGAGCTGGAGCCCCAGATCTTGGCCTTGCAGCAGGAATTGCAACAAATTTACACCGAAGCTGACCGGCTGACCCGGGCCCGGGATGTGGCCCGGGAGACGTATATGACGCTGACGCGGAAGGTAGAAGAGGCTCGTATCGCAGCCGAGGACGCCTCTACCGGCGAGGTACGGCTGGCTAGTCAGGCGGCAGTGCCAGAGAGGCCCGTCAGTCCCCGCAAACTGCTCAATACTGCTATAGCGGGCATGTTAGGGTTGATGGTGGCGGTCTTCGGAGCATTCGGAGCGGAGTGGTGGAGAAACGGAGCCGGGGAGCAGGGGCACCAAGGAGCATGGGAACGAAGAAGCGGAGATGTGGAGGCATAA
- a CDS encoding nucleotide sugar dehydrogenase — MPLVQPTKQEALLTDVPATRLLERIAQRQAMVAVIGLGYVGLPLAVAFAEARFPVIGIDIDASRVDTIRRGESYVLDVSSERLRALVIPSIAEDGRWMTDEKPRLMATTDYAALDRCDVAIICVPTPLSKTRDPDISYVLAAGEGVAAHVHPGMLVVLESTTYPGTTEELLRPMLERGGLQVGRDCFLAFSPERIDPGRTDYTIHNTPKVVGGVTPTCLKVASALYNAVVERVVPVSSPAAAEMVKLLENTFRAVNIALVNEIALMCDKLGLDVWEVIEAAATKPYGFMKFTPGPGVGGHCIPLDPHYLSWKLRKLNYNARFIQLAEEINAEMPYYWVGKVQDALNQAGKPVKGSRVLVLGVAYKKDVNDVRESPALDIIELLRAKGADVRYHDPYVPVIFHNGYSMSSEPDLDQALETADCVIVVTDHSWYDWENVARRARLIVDTRHVIPRRPAMA, encoded by the coding sequence ATGCCTCTGGTTCAACCTACAAAGCAGGAAGCACTCCTAACGGATGTCCCTGCCACGCGTCTGCTCGAGCGGATAGCGCAGCGTCAAGCCATGGTGGCCGTGATCGGCCTGGGATACGTCGGCCTGCCGCTGGCTGTGGCGTTCGCTGAAGCCCGCTTTCCCGTGATCGGCATTGATATAGACGCCTCTCGAGTGGACACCATCCGCCGCGGCGAATCCTATGTGCTGGACGTCTCCTCGGAACGGCTGAGGGCGCTGGTGATCCCTTCGATTGCGGAAGATGGAAGATGGATGACGGATGAGAAGCCTCGTCTGATGGCCACTACGGATTATGCAGCCCTTGATCGCTGCGATGTGGCCATCATCTGCGTGCCCACGCCGCTGAGCAAAACGAGGGATCCCGACATCAGCTATGTCTTAGCGGCCGGAGAGGGAGTGGCGGCTCACGTGCATCCGGGCATGTTGGTCGTGTTGGAGTCCACTACCTACCCAGGCACCACAGAGGAGCTCCTACGGCCGATGCTGGAGCGGGGTGGGCTGCAGGTCGGCCGCGATTGCTTCTTGGCCTTCTCGCCGGAGCGGATTGATCCCGGCCGCACCGATTACACGATCCACAACACTCCGAAGGTCGTGGGCGGTGTGACACCGACATGCCTGAAGGTGGCCAGCGCGCTGTATAACGCCGTAGTCGAGCGCGTGGTGCCGGTCTCCTCGCCGGCAGCGGCGGAGATGGTCAAGCTGTTGGAGAACACCTTCCGGGCTGTGAACATCGCGCTAGTGAACGAGATCGCCCTGATGTGCGACAAGCTGGGGTTGGACGTGTGGGAGGTGATCGAGGCGGCTGCCACCAAGCCTTATGGCTTCATGAAATTCACACCGGGGCCGGGCGTGGGTGGGCACTGCATCCCGCTCGATCCGCATTACCTCTCATGGAAGCTGAGGAAGCTCAACTACAACGCCCGTTTCATCCAGTTGGCCGAGGAGATTAACGCAGAGATGCCATACTACTGGGTAGGCAAGGTGCAGGACGCCCTGAATCAGGCGGGGAAGCCAGTCAAGGGAAGCCGGGTGTTGGTGTTAGGCGTGGCGTATAAGAAGGACGTGAACGATGTGCGCGAGTCGCCGGCGCTGGATATCATCGAGTTGCTGCGGGCTAAAGGGGCCGACGTGCGTTATCACGACCCATATGTGCCGGTGATCTTTCACAACGGTTACAGCATGAGCTCGGAGCCGGATCTGGACCAAGCGTTAGAGACAGCGGATTGCGTAATCGTCGTAACTGACCATAGCTGGTATGATTGGGAGAACGTGGCGCGGCGGGCGCGCCTGATCGTAGACACGCGACACGTAATCCCCCGGCGTCCAGCCATGGCCTGA
- a CDS encoding Uma2 family endonuclease codes for MAAKALTKRRLWTYDELIAEMPETNQPSELWEGELIVAPAPTPLHQRIVFRLARLLEHFVSEHQLGEIMIAPLDVVLSPRRVVQPDIIYISNAKHHIIQDCIRGVPDLIVEVVSPGTWRRDHVDKKTLYEQFGVLEYWIVDPEARMIEVFVLEEKSFRLLDRSGPGEPARSQLLRGLTVAVEEVLG; via the coding sequence ATGGCTGCCAAAGCGTTGACGAAAAGGCGCCTTTGGACATACGATGAACTGATTGCCGAGATGCCGGAGACAAATCAACCCAGCGAATTATGGGAGGGGGAGTTAATCGTGGCGCCTGCGCCGACTCCGCTGCATCAGAGGATCGTCTTTCGCTTAGCACGTCTTTTGGAGCATTTTGTGTCTGAGCATCAACTGGGTGAAATCATGATTGCCCCTTTAGATGTAGTTTTGTCCCCACGGCGAGTCGTGCAGCCGGACATCATTTACATCTCGAACGCCAAGCATCATATCATCCAGGACTGCATCCGCGGCGTTCCCGACTTGATAGTCGAGGTGGTCTCGCCGGGAACCTGGCGACGGGATCACGTAGACAAGAAGACGTTATACGAACAGTTCGGCGTTCTCGAGTATTGGATCGTGGACCCGGAGGCTAGGATGATTGAGGTGTTTGTGTTAGAGGAAAAGAGCTTCCGGCTGTTAGATCGTTCCGGCCCAGGTGAGCCAGCGCGCTCGCAATTGTTGAGAGGGCTCACGGTGGCCGTGGAAGAGGTTCTAGGATGA
- a CDS encoding GDP-mannose 4,6-dehydratase, with translation MATYLVTGCAGFIGWRVTEFLVADGHTVVGVDNLNDAYDVRLKQWRLAQLEGKPGFTFHRLDITDREALRGLFQANADGRQPSAERDTAVGGPWSAVINLAARAGVRQSVKNPWAYFETNVTGTLNLLELCREFGVKKFILASTSSLYGANNSRPFREDANTDGPLSPYAASKKAAEALCYTYHYLYGMDVMVLRYFTVYGPAGRPDMSLFRFVQWISEGRPVIVYGDGQQSRDFTYVDDIARGTMAALSFLDSAIPTPKFEIINLGSDQPVVLLDVIRLMEELVGKKAQIEYRPRHPADMSATWADVSKAKCFLGWQPRIRLREGVAQLVAWYRENRNWAKDVATCC, from the coding sequence TTGGCTACTTACCTTGTGACCGGCTGTGCCGGATTTATCGGCTGGAGGGTGACTGAGTTCCTAGTGGCTGACGGTCACACTGTAGTCGGCGTGGATAACCTCAACGACGCATACGATGTGCGCCTGAAGCAGTGGCGCCTGGCGCAGTTAGAAGGCAAGCCGGGGTTCACCTTTCATCGGCTGGATATCACGGATCGGGAAGCATTGCGAGGCTTGTTCCAGGCGAACGCTGACGGCAGACAGCCTAGCGCCGAAAGGGATACAGCCGTCGGCGGTCCGTGGTCGGCGGTCATCAACCTTGCAGCAAGGGCCGGCGTTCGCCAATCCGTGAAAAATCCTTGGGCTTACTTCGAGACCAACGTCACTGGCACGCTGAACCTTCTGGAGTTGTGCCGTGAGTTCGGTGTGAAGAAGTTCATCCTCGCATCCACCTCCAGCCTGTATGGAGCCAACAACTCTAGGCCATTTCGGGAGGATGCCAACACGGATGGGCCGCTCTCACCGTATGCGGCTTCTAAGAAGGCAGCGGAAGCATTGTGCTATACCTATCACTACCTGTACGGCATGGACGTGATGGTGCTGCGCTATTTCACCGTCTACGGCCCGGCGGGCCGGCCTGACATGAGCTTGTTCCGCTTCGTGCAGTGGATCAGCGAAGGCCGGCCGGTGATCGTGTATGGGGATGGACAGCAGTCCCGTGACTTCACCTACGTGGACGACATCGCCCGCGGCACCATGGCTGCCCTATCCTTTCTCGATTCCGCAATCCCAACGCCGAAATTCGAGATCATCAACTTAGGCTCTGACCAACCCGTGGTGCTGCTGGACGTCATTCGGCTGATGGAAGAATTGGTAGGGAAGAAGGCCCAGATCGAATATCGGCCTCGTCACCCCGCCGACATGTCGGCCACGTGGGCAGACGTCAGTAAAGCGAAGTGCTTCCTTGGCTGGCAACCACGGATCCGATTGCGGGAAGGGGTGGCACAGTTAGTGGCGTGGTATCGGGAAAATCGGAATTGGGCTAAGGACGTGGCCACATGCTGTTGA